The following are from one region of the Phyllostomus discolor isolate MPI-MPIP mPhyDis1 chromosome 9, mPhyDis1.pri.v3, whole genome shotgun sequence genome:
- the TMEM74B gene encoding transmembrane protein 74B isoform X2, with the protein MASPPGLELKTLSNGPQTPRRPAPLGLGAPSREGVENACFSSEEHETHFQNPGVIRLGSSPSPPGGVPSRARSQRDDLSLHSEEGPGLEPVSRPVDYGFVSALVFLVSGILLVVTAYAIPREARINPDSVTAREMERLEMYYARLGSHLDKCIIAGLGLLTVGGMLLSVLLMISLCKGELYRRPTFVPGRGSRKTYGSINLRMRQLNGDGGQGLVENEVVQVSETSHSLQGS; encoded by the coding sequence ATGGCATCCCCCCCTGGGCTGGAACTGAAGACACTGAGCAACGGTCCGCAGACCCCAAGGAGACCAGCTCCTCTAGGCCTTGGGGCCCCATCCAGGGAGGGTGTGGAGAATGCCTGCTTCTCCTCAGAGGAGCATGAGACCCATTTCCAGAACCCGGGGGTCATCAGACTGggcagctcccccagcccccccggGGGTGTCCCCTCAAGGGCCCGATCCCAGCGGGATGATCTGTCCCTGCATTCGGAAgaggggccaggcctggagcccgTGAGCCGCCCGGTGGATTATGGCTTCGTTTCTGCTCTGGTTTTCCTGGTGAGTGGGATCCTCCTGGTGGTGACAGCATACGCCATTCCCCGTGAGGCCCGCATCAACCCAGACTCCGTGACGGCGCGGGAGATGGAGCGACTGGAGATGTACTACGCCCGCCTGGGGTCCCACCTGGACAAGTGCATCATCGCGGGCCTGGGGCTGCTCACAGTGGGCGGCATGCTCTTGTCGGTGCTGTTGATGATCTCCCTGTGCAAGGGCGAGCTCTACCGCCGGCCGACCTTCGTCCCCGGCAGGGGCTCCAGGAAGACATACGGCTCCATTAACCTGCGCATGAGACAGCTCAATGGGGACGGGGGCCAGGGCCTGGTGGAGAACGAGGTGGTCCAGGTCTCAGAGACCAGCCACTCCCTGCAGGGGTCTTAA
- the TMEM74B gene encoding transmembrane protein 74B isoform X1 gives MDSNIFVTLYLLVLAAKGPRDELGLSFPMASPPGLELKTLSNGPQTPRRPAPLGLGAPSREGVENACFSSEEHETHFQNPGVIRLGSSPSPPGGVPSRARSQRDDLSLHSEEGPGLEPVSRPVDYGFVSALVFLVSGILLVVTAYAIPREARINPDSVTAREMERLEMYYARLGSHLDKCIIAGLGLLTVGGMLLSVLLMISLCKGELYRRPTFVPGRGSRKTYGSINLRMRQLNGDGGQGLVENEVVQVSETSHSLQGS, from the exons ATGGACTCCAACATCTTTGTCACTTTGTATCTCCTTGTTTTGG cTGCCAAGGGGCCAAGGGATGAGCTGGGGCTCTCCTTCCCAATGGCATCCCCCCCTGGGCTGGAACTGAAGACACTGAGCAACGGTCCGCAGACCCCAAGGAGACCAGCTCCTCTAGGCCTTGGGGCCCCATCCAGGGAGGGTGTGGAGAATGCCTGCTTCTCCTCAGAGGAGCATGAGACCCATTTCCAGAACCCGGGGGTCATCAGACTGggcagctcccccagcccccccggGGGTGTCCCCTCAAGGGCCCGATCCCAGCGGGATGATCTGTCCCTGCATTCGGAAgaggggccaggcctggagcccgTGAGCCGCCCGGTGGATTATGGCTTCGTTTCTGCTCTGGTTTTCCTGGTGAGTGGGATCCTCCTGGTGGTGACAGCATACGCCATTCCCCGTGAGGCCCGCATCAACCCAGACTCCGTGACGGCGCGGGAGATGGAGCGACTGGAGATGTACTACGCCCGCCTGGGGTCCCACCTGGACAAGTGCATCATCGCGGGCCTGGGGCTGCTCACAGTGGGCGGCATGCTCTTGTCGGTGCTGTTGATGATCTCCCTGTGCAAGGGCGAGCTCTACCGCCGGCCGACCTTCGTCCCCGGCAGGGGCTCCAGGAAGACATACGGCTCCATTAACCTGCGCATGAGACAGCTCAATGGGGACGGGGGCCAGGGCCTGGTGGAGAACGAGGTGGTCCAGGTCTCAGAGACCAGCCACTCCCTGCAGGGGTCTTAA